Proteins encoded by one window of Acinonyx jubatus isolate Ajub_Pintada_27869175 chromosome X, VMU_Ajub_asm_v1.0, whole genome shotgun sequence:
- the DDX53 gene encoding DEAD box protein 53 — MTKVKVTSDGSCCSVPLNFASDGPADHILVSSPLSGQAFKALPPSQTIVPSVGKRPIPISPLLSNGLGPEKREEPNPRDFRAGRDDRGGASGGGGASGGSGGRGGGSGGGSSRGRGRSGRGRSCYVEVFGPREPPLCFKLNNNMIAVVIGRGGSKIKDIQSTTSTKIQIMKGDSEAEVKIFGTKDMKAKAKADIETLVKKQERSYTSESSVDNAGPQPFVGRDFHTDTTGRQVQPLIEWDQVRAEVVEWEKRKWADLPPIQKNFYVESKATRSMSQVQVDMWRKENFDVMCDDLKDGEKRPIPNPICKFEDAFQPYPELMKNIRRAGFQNPTPIQSQAWPIILQGIDLIGVAQTGTGKTLSYLMPGFIHLNNQPVSREERNGPGMLVLAPTRELALQVEAECSKYSYKGLKSVCIYGGGNRDRQIRDITKGVDIIIATPGRLNDLQMNKFVTLQSVTYLVLDEADKMLDLGFEHQIMKILLDVRPDHQTIMTSATWPDTIRQLAQSYLKEPMIVYVGTLDLVAVNTVKQIVIVTTEEEKRSLIQEFLESLSPQDKVLIFVSRKLVADDLSSDLGIQGIPVQSLHGDREQHDREQALEDFKIGQVKILIATDLASRGLDVNDVTHVYNYDFPRNIEEYAHRVGRTGRAGKTGISITLMTQNDWKIATELIKILQRANQSVPKDLITVVEQYKLHKQKKDAGRKSKSREKPKESC, encoded by the exons ATGACCAAGGTTAAAGTCACCAGTGATGGCTCATGTTGCAGTGTGCCTTTAAATTTTGCATCAGATGGGCCCGCCGACCACATCCTAGTATCAAGTCCTCTGAGTGGTCAGGCCTTCAAAGCCCTGCCCCCAAGTCAAACAATAGTTCCCTCT GTAGGCAAGAGGCCAATACCAATCTCACCATTACTCAGCAATGGCCTGGGcccagagaaaagggaagagccTAATCCAAGAGATTTCAGAGCCGGTCGGGACGACAGAGGTGGTGCCAGTGGCGGTGGTGGTGCCAGTGGCGGCAGTGGTGGCAGAGGCGGTGGCAGTGGTGGCGGCAGcagcagaggcaggggcagaagcGGCAGGGGCAGGAGCTGCTACGTGGAGGTCTTCGGCCCCCGAGAACCACCTCTGTGCTTTAAATTAAATAACAACATGATTGCTGTGGTGATTGGTCGTGGTGGATCCAAGATAAAAGACATCCAGAGTACGACCAGCACCAAAATACAGATCATGAAAGGCGATTCTGAAGCAGAGGTGAAAATTTTTGGTACCAAGGATATGAAAGCAAAGGCCAAGGCAGATATAGAAACTCTCGTTAAAAAACAAGAACGAAGCTACACTTCAGAATCCAGTGTTGATAATGCTGGCCCTCAGCCCTTTGTGGGACGAGATTTTCACACAGATACCACTGGTAGACAAGTTCAGCCACTGATAGAGTGGGATCAGGTCAGGGCAGAAGTCGTAgagtgggaaaaaagaaaatgggcagatTTACCACCAATTCAGAAAAATTTTTATGTAGAATCCAAAGCAACAAGGTCAATGTCTCAAGTTCAGGTAGAtatgtggagaaaggaaaattttgaCGTAATGTGTGATGACTTGAAAGATGGTGAAAAGCGTCCCATCCCCAATCCCATCTGTAAATTTGAGGATGCTTTCCAACCCTATCCTGAACTTATGAAAAACATTAGAAGAGCTGGTTTTCAAAACCCAACGCCGATTCAGTCACAGGCATGGCCAATTATTCTACAAGGAATCGATCTTATAGGAGTTGCCCAAACGGGAACAGGCAAAACTTTGTCCTATTTAATGCCTGGGTTTATTCATCTCAATAATCAACCAGTATCgagagaggaaaggaatggaCCTGGCATGCTGGTCCTTGCACCCACTAGAGAATTAGCTCTGCAGGTGGAAGCTGAATGTTCTAAGTATTCATACAAAGGTCTTAAAAGTGTTTGTATATATGGTGGTGGGAATAGAGATCGACAAATACGAGACATTACCAAAGGAGTAGACATCATTATTGCAACTCCTGGACGACTGAATGATCTGCAAATGAATAAGTTTGTCACCCTACAAAGTGTAACCTACTTAGTCCTAGATGAAGCAGATAAAATGCTAGATCTGGGGTTTGAACACCAGATAATGAAGATTTTATTAGATGTGCGCCCAGACCACCAGACCATTATGACAAGTGCAACCTGGCCAGATACCATTCGTCAACTTGCTCAATCTTATTTGAAAGAGCCTATGATTGTTTATGTTGGCACTCTGGATCTAGTTGCTGTAAATACAGTGAAGCAAATTGTAATTGTTaccacagaagaagaaaaacgATCTCTTATCCAAGAATTCCTAGAGAGCCTGTCACCCCAAGACAAAGTCCTCATCTTCGTCAGCAGAAAACTTGTCGCTGATGACTTATCCAGTGATTTAGGCATACAAGGTATCCCTGTACAATCACTGCATGGTGACAGAGAACAACATGATCGTGAACAAGCACTAGAGGACTTTAAAATCGGACAAGTGAAAATATTGATTGCTACCGATTTAGCATCCAGAGGTCTTGATGTTAATGATGTCACCCATGTGTATAATTATGACTTCCCCCGCAATATCGAAGAATACGCACACAGAGTGGGGCGTACTGGAAGAGCAGGGAAGACTGGCATATCGATTACCCTCATGACTCAAAATGATTGGAAGATTGCCACTGAATTGATTAAAATTCTGCAACGAGCAAATCAAAGTGTCCCCAAAGATCTTATAACAGTGGTCGAACAATACAAGTTACATAAGCAAAAAAAGGACgcaggaagaaaatcaaaatctCGTGAAAAACCCAAGGAGTCTTGTTGA